The Oxalobacteraceae bacterium OTU3CINTB1 genome includes a window with the following:
- the hflC gene encoding protease modulator HflC, which translates to MNRIASSLIAVFVALLLLSSMVFVVDQRKYAIVFALGQIKEVIREPGLHFKLPPPFQNVLYLDNRILTIESADAERFITAEKMNILVDSFVKWRIGRNEGQAKLYYVTFGGDETRARDRMSVIVKAALNEEITKHTVSEVISGKRGQVMEAIRTKVVQEAAQIGVEIIDVRLKRVEYVEQINNSVYERMKAERLRVANELRSTGAAESEKIRADADRQRAVILAEAYREAETMRGEGDAKASAIYAEAFGRNPEFYKFYRSLEAYRATFKNHGDVMVMDSSSDYFKYFKSSGTGGAPSAPAAPKK; encoded by the coding sequence ATGAATCGCATAGCTAGTTCCCTCATTGCTGTTTTCGTCGCGTTGCTGTTGCTGTCGTCGATGGTGTTCGTCGTTGACCAGCGCAAGTACGCGATCGTCTTCGCGCTGGGCCAGATCAAGGAAGTCATCCGCGAGCCGGGGCTGCACTTCAAACTGCCGCCGCCGTTCCAGAACGTGCTGTATCTGGATAACCGCATCCTGACGATCGAGTCGGCCGACGCCGAGCGCTTCATCACCGCCGAGAAGATGAACATCTTGGTTGACAGCTTCGTCAAGTGGCGCATCGGCCGCAACGAAGGCCAGGCCAAGCTGTATTACGTCACCTTCGGCGGCGACGAGACCCGCGCGCGCGACCGCATGTCGGTCATCGTCAAGGCGGCGCTGAACGAGGAAATCACCAAGCACACCGTGAGCGAAGTCATTTCGGGCAAGCGCGGGCAGGTGATGGAGGCGATCCGCACCAAGGTGGTCCAGGAAGCGGCGCAGATCGGCGTCGAGATCATCGACGTGCGCCTGAAGCGCGTCGAATATGTCGAGCAGATTAACAACTCGGTGTACGAGCGCATGAAGGCCGAGCGCCTGCGCGTGGCCAACGAGCTGCGTTCGACCGGCGCCGCCGAATCGGAGAAGATCCGCGCCGACGCCGACCGTCAGCGTGCCGTGATCCTGGCCGAGGCGTATCGCGAAGCGGAAACGATGCGCGGCGAGGGCGACGCCAAGGCGTCGGCCATCTACGCCGAGGCGTTCGGCCGCAATCCGGAGTTCTACAAGTTCTATCGCAGCCTGGAAGCGTACCGCGCCACGTTCAAAAACCATGGCGACGTGATGGTGATGGATTCGAGCTCGGACTACTTCAAGTACTTCAAGAGCTCGGGCACCGGCGGCGCGCCGTCGGCACCGGCGGCGCCGAAGAAGTAA